The Microcystis panniformis FACHB-1757 region AGCGGAGGATTGCAGACGGCTCCCAAAGCGCTCTAACCATTCTACCCAATCTTTTTGCCGACCTCGATCGCCCAATTTCTCAAAAAATCTCAGAATTCTGCCTTCGTGCCAACCGTGGGACACTCCATCGAGTAACTGCATATAGAGAAACTCGTAGTCTGTATCGGTTAGGGGAACAGATTCGATCGCTTGTACTCTCCCCTTTCCCCCTTGTCCCCCCAAAAGTCGGGTAAAAAAGTTTTCGATCGCACGCCAAAGTTTTCTTAAAAGTCCCTGCATTCTAATCTCGACACTGGTTTTATTAATCTTGCAAGCATCACCCAATTAGTCTAGCAGTTATCAGTTATCGGGGATTGACTCTCCCCCGCTAACCGCGGAGCGCGGTGTAGCGGGGGATTCTCGGTTCTTAGGCTTTTAACTAGATCGACCGAGTTTAACCCAGTCGATCCCCGTCAAATCGCCTCCGCGAGCGTTTTCTAACACGGTCAGTCCGACCGCGTTTTTTCCTCGGTTCTCAATTACCTTCGCTGATGCCGTATCTCTCGGTTCAATGTGGCCGCAAGAATCACACCGGTGAACTCTTTCCGATAACGCTTTTTTACCAGTAATTGCGCCACAATTCGGACACTCTTGCGAGGTTCCGTTTTTATCAACCTTAAGATAATATTTTCCCCGTTTCCAAACAACCAATGGTAGTATCTCGTTAATAAAACTACCAATACCTGAATCCAGAGATTGTTTTCTAACGATCCCTCTAGACCAGGAAACGAAGTTAATATCTTCAACAAAGATATTATCAGCGAGATCGCAAAGGTAATGAGCTAACTTAAAATGCCAATCTCTACGAGTATTAGACACTTTTTCGTGTAATCTCGCTATCTTATCTTGGAGTTTCAACCAATTGTTCGAGCCTTTGACTTGATGTTTCAAGCGTCTTTGTAGCAATTTAAGCTTACTCTGTACTTTCAACAAAAATCGAGGGGCTTTGATTAAATCTCCCCGTGAAGTAGCGACAAAACTCTCAATTCCCGCGTCAATTCCTAAACAGGTCTTCCCTACTGTCATATCGGGAACTAATTCCGTAGATTGGAAAGAAACCAAAACGTAAAATCCCGACGCTTTTTGGATAATTCGAGCTTGTTTAGGCTCAAACCCAGACGGGTACTTCCTAGATTTCCTAATCCGAATTTTTCCCAATTGTGGAAAATTTAAGTATTCGTCACCTAAGAAGTTTTTTGACAGCGCAGGAAAAATAAAACTTCGCATCTTTTTCTTAAATCTAGGAAAGCCGAAGCCTTTCGATTTCATGTGGTCAAACGCTTTATCTACAGTTTTTAAAACTTGCTGTAATACTTGAGCGTTAACTGTCTTTAATATCGGGTAGACTTTTTTAGCTTCCGTTATATTTTTAGCTTGAACGAAGTAATTTGGATAGGGTTGATCCGCAGGAATTATGTACTCAGAAACTAGCGAACAGCGATCCGCAAGACACTTTCGAGAGTTTAACCAATCTTTCCGTTCCGAGAGCGCGTAATTATAAACGCTCTTACAAACATCAAGAATGTGGACAATCTCTCGTTCCTGTTTCTTGTTCACCTTTAGTTTGTACTGGTAGGTAAGCGTTATCACTGTCGTTAGTTTCGTGATGTGATGTATAGTTAAATTGTAACACTTACTGCCTAGTATATCAACTAATTACAATCATGGACCAAACTAATCGCTAACCTTAAAACAGTTAGTAGTCGCTTAATTAGACAAGAATTTCCGGATTTGGCGGCAAAGTATTTCGACAACAAACCCTATTTTTGGGCGGGAGCTTATTTCGTGGCTAGTTGTGGCGACGTTACTGTCGAACAACTAAAAAAATACGTCGAGAACCAAAACTCCCCGAAAGTGGAAACGCTACCGCGTTAGTTTTATTCTGGTCGCGACTCATCTCCCGTTAACCGCTACGCGGTTTAACGGGAGTCCTCTCGCGACCTTGAGATAGGGGTGAGGGGTGGGGCAGATTTTTCAGGGATCGGTAAACAGTAAACAGTGAAAATACTCCTCACCTAATACCGCTTACCGATCACCGATAACTTAATTATTGGCCATTACCCAATTAACTAGAGTGCGGACGGGAAAACCGGTGGCCCCGGAATTATTAACGCCATTTTCTTTATCGCACCAGACCGGTCCTGCGATATCTAGGTGGAGCCAGGGAGTATTATTAATGAATTGCTTCAAAAATAAAGCGGCTGTAATGGAACCGCCGGGGCGCGGGCCGGTGTTTTTCATATCGGCAATTTGAGACTTCATCCCCTCGAAATATTTTTCTTCTAGGGGCATTGGCCAGAATTTTTCGCCGGCTAATTTAGCGGCCTCTTGGAGTTGAACAGTGAGACTCTCATCGCTACTCCATAAACCGGCGATATCGTCCCCCAAAGCGATGACACAGGCCCCAGTTAAAGTGGCTAGATCTACGATCGCATCCACCTCTAATTTTTCCGCAAAAACCAAGCCATCGGCCAGGGTTAATCGTCCCTCGGCATCGGTGTTATTGACTTCAATAGTTTTGCCATTAGAAGCGGTTAAAATGTCCCCAGGGTGCATAGCGCGACCACTAATCATATTTTCCGTAGCCGGACAGATAAAGTGTACTTCCACTTCTGGCTGTAATTGGGCGATCGCCTTGGCTGCCCCTAGGGTGGCGGCACCACCCCCCATATCCATTTTCATGGTTTCGATGCCGCTGCCGGCCCCTTTAATATTCAAACCGCCGGAATCAAAGGTTAAACTTTTACCGACGATTGCTAGTTTACGTTTCGGGGCTACTTGGGGTTTATAGATTAAATGAAGGAATTTCGGGGGAATATCCGAGGCTTTGGCCACTCCAAGGAAGGCTCCCATGCCCAAGCTTTCGCATTCTTCCTGTTCCAGAATTTTGAGACTTAATCCGTATTCGGCGGCAATTTGCTCGGCGGTTTCTGCCATGGTTAGGGGGTGACGGTGTTAGCGGGAGCATTGACTAATTCTCTGGCCAAAATCACTCCGGAACAGATTTGCTCGGCCTTGACGATCGCTGATGTTTGCTCTCCTAAACCCAATAACTCGACGGTTTCTAATTTGGCTCCTTTTTCCTCTTTAGTGGACTTGAAGCGGGTATCCTGATGATTGGCCAGCAGCAGCCCTTCTGCGATTGCTCCGGCAGTGGCGGACTGATCGCCAACTACCGGTAAACTGATGGCCAGAGCTTGGCTTTTTTGTTGTTTGGCCAGACGAGCGATGGCAGCGGCCGCTAGACGCAGGGTTTGCAGGTCGAAATCAGTAGTTTTTCCCAATCCCACCAGGATTAATTTGCGAATCGGACCACCACCTAGACGAGTCGCCGCACTGCTGCCTAATTTTCCCTCGAATTCCGTCTCGGAGATGAGCTCCCCTAGGTTTCCCCCTAGTTTATCGTTTAATTCTGCCAATTCTCCTGCAATCTCGATGGTTCCTTCTGGTAAACCTAGGGCTAAAGTATCTCCTGTCCAAGTAAGGAGCGAGGTGTCAGTCGATCGAATATCCATTCTTTATCTCGATAATTCTTTGCAAATTGCTTCTATTAATCACTATACTGTAAGCTCTATCAGTTATCATCGATCATCTGTTGAGGTTTAGTGGCTCCCTGTCAAGAATCAAGGTCTAGCTCTTGCTAAAATCATTGTCCCTGATTGCTGATGCTGACTGGGGATAACTGCCATGGGTTCCACTACTTAGAAAAAATTACCAAGTTTGTGTTGATCACTCAAGGAGAAATTTTTATGGAAATATCTCGTCCTAATCAAGTAGAATTAACCGCAGAAGAACAACAGGAACTAGAAAAGTTGCGAGCTATTATCGAACAGGCTAGTGTTGATGGCGTGATCACTCAAGGGGAAAGGGAAAGAATCGCCCTAGCTATGAGGTCTGATGGTAAAGTGACCCTAGAAGAATTAGAGTTAGTCAGAACTTTAATTACCGAAAAAGTGAGCAAAGGGGAATTAGTTCTTGATTATCTTTAAACTCTGGAAAATCGGATAAAAAAAAAGACGGGGTTTTCACCCCGTCCTATTTGTTAAGAATTATGACAAATCCTTGACTTGTGATACTAATTGTGCTACCACATCTTGAGCGCTACCAAAGAGCATAAAGGTTTTAGGATTGTAGAATAATTCATTTTCTACCCCAGCAAAACCCGATCGCATACTGCGCTTAATCACGATCGTGTGCTGTGCCTTATCCACGTCGAGAATCGGCATTCCATAAATCGGACTAGCTTTATCGTGACGGGCAGCGGGATTAACCACATCATTCGCCCCAATAATTAACGCCACATCAACGCGCTCAAACTCAGGATTAATATCATCCATATCGTAGAGTTGCGGATAGGGAACATTAGCTTCGGCCAATAATACATTCATGTGGCCGGGCATTCTTCCTGCCACGGGGTGAATAGCATATTTAACCTCAACGCCATTTTTTTCCAACTGTTCAGCCAATTCTCGCACTGCGTGTTGTGCTTGGGCCACCGCCATGCCGTAACCGGGTACAATCACCACAGAACGCGCATAACCGAGCATCATTGCCCCTTCTTCTGAATCAATAGCATGAACTGATTTATCAAGGCTAGAAGTGGCGCTCGCTTCGCCTCCAGCACTAGCACCTGTACCAAATGCCCCAAATAGTACACTAGCCAGCGATCGATTCATGGCTTTACACATGATCTGAGTCAGGATAATCCCCGACGCACCCACCAAAGCACCAGCGATGATCAACATACTATTCATCAGGATAAAACCGACTACGCTGGCGGCAAGTCCCGAAAAAGAGTTTAAGAGCGAGATAACCACGGGCATATCGCCGCCGCCGATGGGAAGCACGAATAAAGCCCCGAAAATTAGGGAAAGTGCCACCAAGGTCAGGAAAACATCGATCGAGGTGGGATCAAAAAAGAGATAGACACTACCCCCTAAAAAGGTGAGTAGCAAGAGAATGTTAAAGGGTTGTTGGAAAGGAAAAGTTACGGGCGCGCCACTGATTAATTCCTGTAATTTGGCAAAAGCGAGGACACTACCGGTAAAAGTGACACCGCCGATCAATATACCCAAAATAGCGATCAGTATCGAGTCAAAGGCAATATTTTCACCACTTTGCAGTAAACGCCAGTATTCGCCAATGGCAATTAAAGCACTGGCAGCACCGCCTAAACCGTTAAAAATCCCCACCATTTGGGGCATAGCTGTCATCGGGACTTTTTGCGCCGAAACTAGGCCGATAATCGAGCCAATCACTAACGCCACGGCGATTAAACCATAGCTGAGGATTTCTTGATTGATTAAGGTGGCAATAATGGCGATTAGCATCCCGATGGCAGCCAGAAAATTGCCTTGACGGGCGGTAGCGGGGGAAGATAATTGTTTAAGACCGATGATAAATAAAATGGCGGCAAGTAGATAGGACAACTCGATCCCTGTGATAAGGGCATTATTCATGATTTAGCCTCTTTTTTCTTGAACATTTGCAGCATTCGATCGGTAACGACAAAACCACCGACCACGTTAACCATCGCCAAAATAACGGCAATTAACCCTAAAATTACGGTTAATTGGTGCCAATCCGTGCCTCCGGCGATGAGGAGCGCACCGACAACGGCGATACCTGAAATTGCATTCGCTCCCGACATCAGGGGTGTATGGAGAGTGGGAGGAACTTTATTGATCACCTCGAAACCGACAAAGGAAGCGAGGACAAATACCACTAAAGCGGTTAAAAGTTGGGCAGTCATTGGTTAAGTAAAAAGGGGATAGGGTTTGGGGATAGGGAAGTGGGGTGATGGGGGATTGGGGAAGTGGGGGATTGGGGAAGTGGGGGATTGGGGAAGTGGGAATTATGAATTATGAATTATGAAGTGGGGAGAACAAAGCTGCCTTCTGACTCCTGACTCCTGACTCCTAACTCCTGACGACCGACTCCTGATAGCTAAAAAGCGGATAACTGTTCACTGAGGGCGGATTTAATGCGTTGGTTGCGGATTTCGCCAGCGTGGGTGACACAGGCACTATCAATGATGTCATCGGCAAAATCGAGGTTTAAACCGCCCTCTTTGCTGACTAAAAGCTGTAGCAGCATTTGCAGGTTTTTGGCGTACATCTGGCTGGCATTGGTGGCCACTGTGGCAGGAAGATTAACGGCTCCAACGATTTTTACCCCATTTTCGATGATTTCTCGTCCCGGTTGGGTGTAGGCGCAATTTCCGCCCTGTTCCGCCGCTAAATCAACGATTACCGCCCCCGCTTTCATGGTGGCGATCATTTCTTTGGTGACTAGCAGCGGGGCCTGTTTCCCTGGTACTTGGGCGGTGGTGATCACCACATCAGCCCGCTTAATTGGTTCCGTTAGGGCTTGACAAATGCGCTCCTGTGTGCTAAGAGAAACCTCTTTGGCGTAACCGTTATCGGCGACGGTATCTTCTTCTAGGGGCATTTCAATAAATTTCGCCCCGACACTCTGCACTTCTTCTTTGACTTGGGGACGAATATCAAAAGCCTCCACCACTGCCCCAAACGGCGGGCGGTGGCGCAAGCTTGCAATCCGGCAACTCCTGCCCCCAATACCAGCACCTTGGCTGGGGCAATCGTACCGGCGGCGGTAGTCATCATCGGGAACATTTTCGGCAGCTGCACGGCGGCGAGGAGTACCGCTTTGTAACCGGCGAGGTTAGCCTGAGAGGAGAGGGCATCCATACTCTGGGCGCGACTACTGCGGGGAATTAATTCCATGCTCAAAGCGGTGATCCCGCGATCGGCTAATTTGGCAATGCGCCGGGGTTGACGCAGGGGATCGAGAAAGCCGATGAGAATACCCCCATTTTTGAGGCGATCGATCTCGCTATCGCTAGGAGGGACGACTTTGAGAATAATATCGGCAGTTTCATAGATATATTCGCTGTTTTCGCTCAGGGCGGCTCCCACGGCACTATAGGCACTATCGGCAAAGTTGGCACTAATTCCCGCCCCATTTTGGACAATTACCTCAAATCCCGCCTTGACTAAACGGGCGACGGTATCCGGCACTAGCGCCACCCGCGCCTCGCCTTGGTCACTTTCTTTGATTACGCCGATTTTCATGGCTGGGTTTCTCCTTAATAAGTCCTTCTCTTGTCTTATGCTGTTAGGGTAAGGGTTTCGTTAAATGCGATCGATCCCCTGGGATAATTTCGAGTCAAAATTGCTTTTCACTTCCATCCTAGCTATCCTCACCTTTCTGGCTCTTTTTCGGGCTAAATCTTAGGATTATCTTCAGAATTAAAGGGTTTTGAGCGCCATTGCTTGAGATTTTTTTATAATTATGAGGTACAAAGCTTTCGTTCTGGGGAACGCCGAAACGCTTAACATTAGACGATATTCTGTCCTAGATACCAGATTAATTTATACTTCATATTTATGAGAAAGGCTGTAAGCTGTTCCTCAATTCTCCCTGACCGAGATTATAAACTAATAAGCAGAGAGACATTAAGGATAACATCTGACTGACGGACACATTTTTCAATACAAAGACAAGTACTGTTATGTGAAAGCCTCAAACTCCTGAATAAAAGAAAAGGTAATTTTGCCATAATAATCCTGACGAGCTTTGCGAGAAGAGCCAACAGGGAAAAGGGTCAACAGAAAATAAGTGGTCAAGTCGCAAGAAGGGACGCGCCTTATGAACAACTCCCGCCAGCCAACGTCAACCAATTTTCAAATAACTCAAACCACGCCGAAAATGAGCATCAACCTGACGGCGAGAGCCAGATTGTTGAACCGCCATGCCAGTTAAAGTAGCAAAGAGAATAGAAATGGCAACAATGAGATAGAGACGTTCTAAACAAGCAGCAGAGCGAACACGAGAATGTTCCCAGTCAAAAACGCCCGATTTACTGCCCTTGAAAGAGATGTTCAATGGGAAAACGAAGACCATACTGCCAGAAGGTGTCAAGGGTAGGAGGTTCATCGCTCAGAATTGCCCAATTATCCTTAACCCCTGGAACAGAGGCTAAAGCAAGATGAGCAGTGATTCTAGCCTCCTGCCAGACTTGAACGTTGCGATCAAAGCAGGCTTGCCGTTTGGGAGGATAGAGTTCTCTGACCTCATAGCCAAAACCCCGACGGCGAACACCGTAAATGAGGGTATCGCAAGGTAAGCGAAGACACCAATGCCAAGTATTTTTCCTGAGCCATTGAATTAATTGCTGATTGGCAAAGCCTCGGTCGGCTAACAGCATGACATTCTCAAAGCCCTGAAGATAGCCTTTGGCTCTGTCCAACAAGGGTTCGTATTTCTCAAAAGCTAGGCTGGCACTACCATGTTCTAATCCCATCCACATCAAGGGACGGCTCTCCCCCCGCAGACCACCGCTAGATAGACAAAGCAGTATTGATTCCACAACAGAGTGGTATCTATTGCTAGATACAGTCTTTCCCCCTTCTCCTTCCAAGTCTCGATGGCTTTCAATATTAAGGGGATGTATATCTTTTCCACCGCTACTCTTCCATTCTGGCAAAAGCGATTCCACCGTCTCTGATAACTATTGGCTTGTTCGGCTCTGCTTTGTACAAAGGGTTCCCATCTGGCTTGATTGAGACTTTGACTACTGAGTAGGGCTGTCACCATCCAACTGAGGACGGTTAAATGTCTTTTATCCACAAATCGGCTTCCTTGTTCTAGATAGGAATAAACTTGGGAGAAGATTCTGTTCTCGGTTTTCATCTTGTAGGGATTCTTGCTTTTTCCCTATCTACCCAGATATTTTTCTTTTTGGCAACCCTTGTCTTGTCAGGTTTTGACCCACTTGTGTCCGTCAGTCAGGGATAACATTGCCTCGATTCTTTGTGAGATTTTGAAAAAAAACTATTGTGCTATCCATTAAGAAATTACCTTAAAGTTTCTAAAATTAATGACAAAGGCAAATCGAGGGCTTGAGCAATTTGTTCAGCAGTTAGCCCTAATTGCACCAGTCTGGGAACGGTTTCTAGTTTTGCTTCTTTTAATTTTTCTTCAATTATCAAGTTTTCGGTTTCAATTATATCAGAATTATCCGTGGCTAAGTTTTCAGGAGATTGAGGGGAGTTAGGACAAAAATTAAGTTTGTCAATTTGTCCAGAATTAACCAAGTTATTGCTACTATTAGTAATTATTAATCTTTCAATTGCTGATCGAACATTTGATTTGTTTAAATCTTCGCCTAATGCTTCTGAGAGAATGTGCCAAAGTTCATAGGCTTTATCTCTAGCATGACCTTCACTGCATTTATAATCTTGGGCGATTTGAGCATATTTATAACCATTAAAAACGCTTTTTAAAATCCCCAATTGTAAAGTATCTAGGTGTTTTCCTGTTTGCCTAAAAACCACCTCATCAATAAGTTTAAAAATCTCTTGAGTATCCATGTTAATGACTTTTTTGCCCTCAGCTAGATTACCGTCATTATCCGTTATTATCCGACTTTTGTAAAGAGGCTTAATAAAAATCCCGACAATATCCGTTGTTTACCGTTTAGTAACTAGCATTTAATAAATAAAAAAATGAAGAATTAATTAAAGAACATATTGATAGTCGATCCAAATGTTATTTTTATGTTAGTCGGATAGACTAAAAACATCAAATGAAAGTAGAGTGTTAAATATGGCGAAAATTGACGGTATTCAATTACCTGCTGACTTAAGTGGTAGCTTAGGAGGCACTCCTGAAGAAGCTGCCAAAGTCTTTTTATCTGCAGCAAGTAAAGGTTTAGCTAAAGTTATTGCTGATGCACTTGTGGATGCAGTGGGAGAAACCATAGGAGATGGTGCCGCTCCTGATTGGACAAAATTAATTACAGGTGCTGCAATTAATCTAGACTGGGAAACACCTCCTAAAACTCTTCCTCAGAGAGTAGTTACCCTTGCTCAGACGGGGGAAAATGCTCTAGGTGGTGTGTCTGTTGGAATTTCTATTAATGCTACGTTTTAGAATCACTGTTCTAATGATAATCAAGAGTAACAAAGTTATGCTGCTGAGTTACTCTTTTTCCAATTACTTTATATCACTCCCAGAAAAAATCGATGCCTTTAAGAGTTGAACAAGGAAAGCCGATCATTTTACAAGCAGCAGCTTTTGTAGCTTTTGTCAGCGATGATACCCTAGGGCAAGCCACTAGAATTAACAAAATCACTTGGATTAAACAAGAACAAACCCAATGGTGTTGGGCGGCTTCAATGCAGATGGTTTTTCAGCAAAATGATGACATCACAACACAGCAATGTAACCTTGCCAATGTTGCTTTTGAATTAACAGGTTGTTGCAGTTCACCTAATAGTTCATTATGCAATAAACCCTTGCCGATTCTTAATATTGCTCCTATGTGGGTAAGGTATAGTTTTAATCCAATTTATATTAATGGTTTGATTGAATTTACCACCTTACAAACTGAACTTGATAATCAACGTGCAGTAGAAATCGGTTTTAAATGGAATGGAGGAGGAGGTCATGCTGTTTTAGCAGTCGGTTGGGATATAATTGATTCAGTCCCCCAGGTCATCATTTATGATCCTTGGCGGGGTGAAATAATTATTCCCTACGATCGAGTTAAAACTGCCTATGGCGAAGGTCAATGGCGATGGACATGGATTAATATTAGGAGATAAACTAAAATGGCACATTTTAAAACTTTACCCGATGACGTTTTAACTCAATTACAAAGAAAAGTAGGTTTTAGCTTGTCTAGAATAACTGAGTCTCTCGGTGCAGTTTCCCCTGCTTTGCATGAAAGTGTAGATGTCTGGAATCTACCCGCAAATGCAGTGGTTGAACCAAGCAACGATTTAACCCGTTTAGCTCGTCCATCAGGGCAATGGCATCTGCAAGTAAAATCAGATAATACCCCGATCGCCTATGCTCGCTCTAGCAGCCTTGGCAGTGAACCTACAGATTGGTCTGTGGATGGAATTTTTCAATCGGAATTAGCAGAAAATTCGATCAAGCTATTAGCTGGATTGATGAAAATATCCCTGAAGAAAATATCATAGTCAGATTATTAGTGATTCCAGCTTATCAAACCCATGCTTTATGGTTGATTGACGAAAGTAACATCAATAATCAAAAAATTCTTGTTATTGATGCTCCTCTTGAATATGGCTTTAATTTACCGCCCAGGATTGATAAACCTCAAGAAATAGAGCAATTTCTTAACCAACTACGCTCGGTTAAACACGCTGAAGGATTAACGGAATAGGGTGGATAATTCTGCTCGGCAAAACCTAATCAGATGTTTAATATCGACAAAGCTGCCATTGTGCGGCACTAACAACAGGGATAAGCTGCCCGCGTATTTAAATTGCTTGTTGAGATGAGGCAAGAGGCAACAGTAAAGGGATTGGGGGAGAACTAATCTAAGGATAGGCGGTTAAAATGCGTCTTAGCTTATTCCCTATCTCAACAACAAAATTAATAAATAGAGACGTACCGTAGATAATACGTCTCGACGCTCTCAAAGTTTTACAGTTCTTTTAACTTCGATCGCAATTCCTCTAATTCCGCATCCACTGCCGAATCCCTGACGGTGGTTGCTTGGGGTAAAGTGGGTTGACTACTAGAAGCTGTACCGGGTAATGCTCCCCCGGACATTTGTGCTTTTAGCATTGCTAATTCATCATCCACATCGCTACCCGATTCTAGTGCAGCGAATTGACGTTCCATGTCGCTACCAGTGATTTCACCGATCGCTTGACTACGGGCTTCTATCTGCATAACTTTTTCTTCCATGCGCTCAAAAGCGGACATGGAACTACTGGTATCGATACTGCCGAGGGTTTTTTGGATTTCTTCGTTAGCTTTTGCGGCTCTGGAGCGAGCTACTAACATATTTTTCTTGGTTTTTGCCTCAGAAATCTTACTTTCGAGCGCAATCAAGTTTTTTCTTAGACTTTCTACCTGTACTGTTTGCTGATCCAGTTGATTTTTGAGAATGGCGGCGGTTTCCGTGAAATCTTTCTTGCGTTTAAGAGCTTCCCTGGCGAGGTTTTCATCCCCTTTAGAAAGGGCTAATTTGGCTCTTTGTTCCCATTTATTGGCTTCTGACTGGTCTTTGCTGTATTTTTGTTCCGTTTGTCGTTGTTCAGCGATCGCTCTAGCGACCGCTTGACGTACCTGTACTAGATCCTCTTGCATATCACTGACAGCTTGTTCCAGCATTTTTTCTGGATCTTCAGCCTTGCTCACCATATCATTGAGGTTAGCTCGGACAACTCGGCTAAGGCGATCGAATAAACCCATGACGCTCTTGTTCCTCTCGGTGTGTACTAAATCAGTTAACTGTTCTTAAAATTTCCTATCTTGCCTAACGGCTCATCCTCTAATTTGACACTCTCCGCCCTAAAAGTGCGGAGATTCTTGGGCTGAATCCGGCCTCTACTAACTAAGTTAGCTTTGGACTTACAGTTTCATATCTAGTCCGACTACACCTATAAGGCAAGCACTCTTAAAGACTACTCCCCAAGCGTAAATTTCTGTGTGTCCCACAGTATTTAATTGTTTTGGGTTCTGACAGTTTGGACTTAATTAAACACCATTGACTGTTAGAAATTTTGAGATCACGGAGTAGGACGTTTAACCTGTTTGCTCACGTTCTCACGGTCGGAACCACTTGTGGGTATTTTAGCACAAGGCCATCCTAAAAGGACGGGGTTTTCAACCCAAATTTCTGATCAACTACAGAAGCAATCAGCAGTCAGTATTCATCAGTCAGATGTGAGTTTACTGATTACTGATTACTGATTACTGATTACTGTTCACTGAAAATACACCCCACACCCCACACCCCACATCACTCATCCAAGTTTTCTTGTTTTAACTTGAGTAATTCCGCTTCAATTTGTTTTTGTCCCTCCAAATCTTGGAATTGTCGCTCTAAGGGGTCTTTATACTGGATTAAATCGGCTTGGGATTCGGCTTCTAGGACTTTTGCTTCTAATTTCTCGAAAATAGTCCCCATCTGACTGCTGTTCAAACTGCCCATAATTTCTTGAGCTTTTTGGCTGGCGCTCGCTGATCGCAATCTGGCCAGATAAAGGCTTTTCTGTGCTTTCATCTCAGCATATTTGCGTTCAATTGTCAAGAGTTCTTTCTTTAATTTTTGTATAATAGCCGTTTGTTGTTGCAGGGAGGTTTGTAGGGGGGTGATCTGACTTTGATAGGTTTGCCATTGGCTGAGAGCTTGACGGGCGAGTTCCTCGTTACCGTGATGTAGG contains the following coding sequences:
- a CDS encoding RNA-guided endonuclease InsQ/TnpB family protein, producing MITLTYQYKLKVNKKQEREIVHILDVCKSVYNYALSERKDWLNSRKCLADRCSLVSEYIIPADQPYPNYFVQAKNITEAKKVYPILKTVNAQVLQQVLKTVDKAFDHMKSKGFGFPRFKKKMRSFIFPALSKNFLGDEYLNFPQLGKIRIRKSRKYPSGFEPKQARIIQKASGFYVLVSFQSTELVPDMTVGKTCLGIDAGIESFVATSRGDLIKAPRFLLKVQSKLKLLQRRLKHQVKGSNNWLKLQDKIARLHEKVSNTRRDWHFKLAHYLCDLADNIFVEDINFVSWSRGIVRKQSLDSGIGSFINEILPLVVWKRGKYYLKVDKNGTSQECPNCGAITGKKALSERVHRCDSCGHIEPRDTASAKVIENRGKNAVGLTVLENARGGDLTGIDWVKLGRSS
- a CDS encoding NAD(P)(+) transhydrogenase (Re/Si-specific) subunit beta → MNNALITGIELSYLLAAILFIIGLKQLSSPATARQGNFLAAIGMLIAIIATLINQEILSYGLIAVALVIGSIIGLVSAQKVPMTAMPQMVGIFNGLGGAASALIAIGEYWRLLQSGENIAFDSILIAILGILIGGVTFTGSVLAFAKLQELISGAPVTFPFQQPFNILLLLTFLGGSVYLFFDPTSIDVFLTLVALSLIFGALFVLPIGGGDMPVVISLLNSFSGLAASVVGFILMNSMLIIAGALVGASGIILTQIMCKAMNRSLASVLFGAFGTGASAGGEASATSSLDKSVHAIDSEEGAMMLGYARSVVIVPGYGMAVAQAQHAVRELAEQLEKNGVEVKYAIHPVAGRMPGHMNVLLAEANVPYPQLYDMDDINPEFERVDVALIIGANDVVNPAARHDKASPIYGMPILDVDKAQHTIVIKRSMRSGFAGVENELFYNPKTFMLFGSAQDVVAQLVSQVKDLS
- a CDS encoding NAD(P) transhydrogenase subunit alpha → MTAQLLTALVVFVLASFVGFEVINKVPPTLHTPLMSGANAISGIAVVGALLIAGGTDWHQLTVILGLIAVILAMVNVVGGFVVTDRMLQMFKKKEAKS
- a CDS encoding transposase, with the translated sequence MESILLCLSSGGLRGESRPLMWMGLEHGSASLAFEKYEPLLDRAKGYLQGFENVMLLADRGFANQQLIQWLRKNTWHWCLRLPCDTLIYGVRRRGFGYEVRELYPPKRQACFDRNVQVWQEARITAHLALASVPGVKDNWAILSDEPPTLDTFWQYGLRFPIEHLFQGQ
- a CDS encoding papain-like cysteine protease family protein, coding for MPLRVEQGKPIILQAAAFVAFVSDDTLGQATRINKITWIKQEQTQWCWAASMQMVFQQNDDITTQQCNLANVAFELTGCCSSPNSSLCNKPLPILNIAPMWVRYSFNPIYINGLIEFTTLQTELDNQRAVEIGFKWNGGGGHAVLAVGWDIIDSVPQVIIYDPWRGEIIIPYDRVKTAYGEGQWRWTWINIRR
- a CDS encoding PspA/IM30 family protein codes for the protein MGLFDRLSRVVRANLNDMVSKAEDPEKMLEQAVSDMQEDLVQVRQAVARAIAEQRQTEQKYSKDQSEANKWEQRAKLALSKGDENLAREALKRKKDFTETAAILKNQLDQQTVQVESLRKNLIALESKISEAKTKKNMLVARSRAAKANEEIQKTLGSIDTSSSMSAFERMEEKVMQIEARSQAIGEITGSDMERQFAALESGSDVDDELAMLKAQMSGGALPGTASSSQPTLPQATTVRDSAVDAELEELRSKLKEL
- a CDS encoding PspA/IM30 family protein, which encodes MGLFERMGQAIRAQVNSLIQENQDPEKLLEKAILEMEGELIQMRQALAAAVATQKRTERQRQQQEKAAQTWHERAQLALHHGNEELARQALSQWQTYQSQITPLQTSLQQQTAIIQKLKKELLTIERKYAEMKAQKSLYLARLRSASASQKAQEIMGSLNSSQMGTIFEKLEAKVLEAESQADLIQYKDPLERQFQDLEGQKQIEAELLKLKQENLDE